The Verrucomicrobium spinosum DSM 4136 = JCM 18804 genome includes a region encoding these proteins:
- a CDS encoding DMT family transporter: MSRSFKSSLVTFLIVAGSSLFFCSKAVFVKLAYRYGLDAVTTLALRMAMAFPFFLIGGIWASSGKQVHPLTSRDWARLALLGFCGWYFSSVINFMGLEHVSVGLERMILYTYPSIVLLGSVIVLRKPLRWGVAGAMLLSYLGILIGYYGEASAKTGGETWLGALLVFGSAISYAIFVLMSGEMIARIGPIRFTSCVVGFSCLYVLIHFVLTHPPGAILKLPPGAYGCGVALAIAGTVIPSYLFGIGLKRAGAQAFAVIGMIGPLGTVGLAWMLLGEAINPVQVLGLALTLAGGAMVAVRK; the protein is encoded by the coding sequence ATGTCCCGCAGTTTCAAATCCTCGCTCGTTACCTTTCTCATCGTTGCTGGCAGTTCGCTGTTCTTCTGCTCCAAAGCTGTGTTCGTAAAACTGGCCTACCGCTATGGGTTGGATGCCGTGACGACGCTGGCACTGCGCATGGCCATGGCGTTTCCGTTCTTTTTGATCGGCGGGATTTGGGCCTCGTCTGGCAAGCAGGTTCACCCGCTCACGAGCCGTGACTGGGCGAGGCTGGCCTTGCTGGGATTTTGCGGGTGGTATTTCTCCTCTGTCATCAACTTCATGGGCCTGGAGCATGTGAGCGTAGGGCTGGAGCGGATGATCCTGTACACCTATCCTTCCATCGTGCTGCTTGGATCGGTCATTGTCTTGCGCAAGCCGCTGAGGTGGGGTGTGGCAGGAGCCATGCTGCTCTCCTACTTGGGCATCTTGATTGGCTACTATGGCGAGGCCAGTGCCAAAACAGGCGGGGAGACGTGGCTGGGAGCGCTGCTGGTATTCGGCAGTGCGATCTCTTACGCCATCTTCGTCCTCATGAGCGGTGAGATGATTGCGCGAATCGGTCCTATCCGCTTCACCTCATGCGTGGTGGGTTTCTCCTGTCTGTATGTCCTCATCCACTTCGTGCTCACGCATCCCCCGGGAGCCATCCTGAAACTGCCCCCGGGTGCCTATGGCTGTGGAGTGGCTCTTGCCATCGCGGGCACGGTTATACCCTCTTACCTGTTCGGCATCGGGCTCAAGCGCGCTGGAGCTCAGGCCTTTGCGGTCATCGGAATGATCGGCCCCTTGGGGACCGTCGGACTCGCCTGGATGCTGCTGGGAGAAGCCATCAATCCTGTGCAGGTGCTGGGTCTGGCATTGACCCTGGCTGGTGGGGCGATGGTGGCGGTGAGGAAGTGA
- the glmM gene encoding phosphoglucosamine mutase has product MSAKRQYFGTDGVRGVANKHPMTPEFVMRLGQAAAKVLGQGASRKGARPCCIVGRDSRLSGDMLEAALVAGLNSMGVDVHLCGLVPTPAVALITQQEGASFGAVVSASHNPFYDNGIKFVGGDGYKLTDDEELLIEAAMTNEALLANRPHETSIGRTHVLQGSAERYIAHAMASMQSRRLTGMKIALDNANGAASFTSTETLKRLGAEVIPFHSSPDGANINLHCGCTHPEIIEALVTQTGAQVGVSHDGDADRVALCDELGQRLSGDELIAIAVVSMLRKGTLRESTAVVTTMSNYGLDDLVTGMGGKVVRTDVGDRYVIAAMRKQDLNFGAEESGHIVFRDHASTGDGLIAALQILKIMAETGEPLSELRKVLTPFPQAKRNLRVKSKPAIQELEAANALIIQTEKKLGRLGRVLLRYSGTEPLIRLLIEGRDPEYIEDQAGKIAAAIQEQIGV; this is encoded by the coding sequence ATGTCAGCGAAGCGACAATACTTTGGTACCGACGGTGTGCGAGGAGTGGCCAACAAACACCCTATGACGCCTGAATTCGTCATGCGCCTGGGTCAGGCGGCTGCCAAGGTGCTTGGCCAGGGGGCCTCTCGCAAGGGTGCACGCCCCTGCTGCATCGTAGGCCGAGACTCTCGCCTCTCTGGAGACATGCTGGAGGCAGCACTCGTGGCTGGCCTCAACTCCATGGGGGTGGATGTGCATCTGTGCGGCCTGGTACCCACCCCGGCCGTGGCGCTGATCACCCAACAGGAAGGGGCCAGCTTTGGAGCGGTAGTTTCCGCCTCACACAACCCTTTCTACGACAACGGCATTAAATTCGTGGGCGGTGACGGATACAAGCTGACGGATGACGAGGAGTTGCTTATTGAGGCCGCCATGACGAATGAGGCCCTCCTGGCCAACCGGCCTCATGAGACCAGCATCGGCCGCACCCACGTGCTGCAGGGGTCCGCAGAACGTTACATCGCCCATGCCATGGCTTCCATGCAGAGCCGCCGGCTCACTGGCATGAAGATCGCCCTCGACAATGCGAACGGGGCAGCATCCTTCACCAGCACGGAAACGCTGAAACGTCTCGGTGCAGAGGTGATCCCTTTTCACTCCTCCCCAGACGGCGCGAACATCAATCTTCACTGCGGGTGCACTCACCCGGAGATCATTGAGGCCCTCGTCACTCAAACCGGTGCCCAGGTCGGCGTATCCCACGATGGCGACGCGGACCGGGTGGCCCTGTGCGACGAACTGGGCCAGCGCCTGAGCGGAGATGAACTGATCGCCATCGCCGTGGTCTCCATGCTGCGCAAGGGCACCCTTCGTGAGAGCACCGCCGTGGTCACCACGATGAGCAACTACGGCCTGGACGACCTCGTCACAGGCATGGGGGGCAAAGTGGTGCGCACCGATGTGGGCGACCGTTATGTGATCGCCGCCATGCGCAAACAGGACCTCAACTTTGGAGCTGAGGAAAGCGGTCACATCGTCTTTCGTGATCACGCCTCCACCGGCGACGGCCTCATCGCCGCCCTCCAGATCTTGAAAATCATGGCCGAGACGGGTGAACCACTCAGCGAACTTCGCAAGGTGCTCACCCCTTTCCCCCAGGCCAAGCGCAACCTTCGCGTGAAATCCAAGCCGGCCATCCAGGAGCTTGAAGCCGCCAACGCCCTCATCATTCAGACCGAGAAAAAGCTCGGCCGTCTGGGTCGCGTGCTGTTGCGCTACTCCGGCACCGAGCCCCTCATCCGTCTGCTCATTGAAGGCCGCGATCCCGAGTACATCGAGGATCAAGCTGGCAAAATTGCGGCAGCGATTCAGGAGCAGATTGGGGTGTGA
- a CDS encoding type 1 glutamine amidotransferase domain-containing protein translates to MSAILENKRVAILATDGFEQVELEEPMHALKQAGATVSIVSPKAGTVQGMNHLEKGDNFNVDLTLDSVNASDFDALVLPGGLANPDTLRSTRDAVNFVRDFAEAGKPICAICHAPWILIEAGLVAGRTLTSWPAIQSDVHNAGGNWVDQPVVVDNGLVTSRKPDDLTQFIAKTIEEISEGKHSGMSESAPPEG, encoded by the coding sequence ATGAGTGCAATCTTGGAAAACAAGCGGGTGGCCATTTTAGCCACAGACGGATTTGAACAGGTGGAGCTGGAAGAACCCATGCATGCACTGAAGCAGGCGGGGGCGACTGTGAGCATTGTGTCCCCCAAAGCCGGGACGGTGCAGGGAATGAATCACCTGGAGAAAGGGGACAACTTCAATGTGGACCTGACTCTGGACAGCGTGAATGCCAGCGACTTCGATGCCCTGGTATTGCCGGGCGGGCTGGCCAACCCCGATACTTTGCGCTCCACCCGGGATGCAGTGAACTTTGTGCGGGATTTTGCCGAGGCGGGCAAACCCATCTGTGCGATCTGCCACGCCCCGTGGATTCTGATCGAGGCAGGCCTCGTGGCCGGGCGTACTCTGACCTCCTGGCCTGCCATCCAGTCCGATGTGCACAATGCGGGTGGGAACTGGGTGGATCAGCCAGTCGTGGTGGACAATGGTCTGGTCACGAGTCGTAAACCGGACGATCTCACCCAATTCATCGCCAAGACTATCGAGGAAATCAGTGAAGGGAAGCATTCCGGCATGTCCGAATCTGCTCCCCCCGAAGGATAG